CACGATTGAGGAGGCCGAACATATGCTGGCGACCCGCCTTTGGCAAAATACCGCCAAAGTGCATTTCGATGCGACCTTCCGCCCTGACGGCCAGAGGTTGATCTATGGCGGCCATATCATCTCTATGGCGCGGGCCTTGTCTTTTAACGGGCTGGCCAATGCGCAGATGATCGTGGCGCTCAATGGCGGCGCGCATGCCAATCCGTGCTTCTCGGGGGATACTGTCAAAGCATGGTCGGAAGTGATTGATAAGGCTGAAACTTCCGCACCCGGAGTGGGGGCGTTGCGGTTGCGTCTGGTGGCAGTAAAGGCGACAGCCTCCCCCTTTGCCCTGCGCGGCGAGGATGGCAAATATCTGCCCGATGTCCTGTTGGATCTGGACTACTGGGCGTTGTGCCCGATGTGATCGTAATGCATTGAATTTCAATGCATTCGGAAATAGGAAAGTGTTTTTAGGGGTTGATCGCGCGGCCAAGGTAACGCAAACGGCTCACATTGTTGCGACCCGTTTTGAGACCTGTAATGAGTGCCACGCGATCTCCTAAATCCTACGGAACTGCGGTTTGCCTATGCGGCATCTTCGGTGTGATGGGTGTCCATCACTTCTATTTGGGAAATATCTTGCACGGGTTGGTCGACTTCGCCCTGTTTGTCGTCACCATCGCATTGTTCCTGCATGACAATCCGTTGGCCCTTCTGTTTTTGCTGGCGGATGTGCTGCATACGATCATCGTGTTCTACAAGCTGATCACGGAACAGGAGCGGGATGGACAGGGGCGGCTGGTCTGCCTTGCATCAACACCTGTTTGACCTTCCCTCATATTGGAGATTTCCATGACCGCGACCCCGATCGAGCCGCAAACCACCGCTACGGCGGAATCGACCAAGGGCTTTGTGCCTGCTGTTCTTCTGTGCTTCTTCCTTGGTTCGCTGGGCGTGCACCGTTTCTATCTTGGCAAGATTGGCACCGGCATTCTGATGCTGCTGACCCTTGGTGGTCTGGGCATCTGGTCGCTGATCGATTTCGTCCGCCTTGTGGTCGGTTCGATGAAAGACAAGAACGGCCTGCCGCTGCGCCGCTAAGCGCCGCCTCGTCCGTATTTCGATGCCCGCGATGCCTCTTCGCGGGCATTTTCCGTGGAATAATCGCCCCGAATACAGCCGCGACTCTCTGAATGTGTTTTTATAAACTGACAAAAACACTCATGAATTGTTAGCGCTGAAAATGTGATCACGCTGCGAATTCATGTGATCACAAATGAAATTTTCGTATCTCTTTTGAGTGAAACAGCACAAATTTTCTAGTCGTGGCGCGTGACACCTGCGACAGATCGTCCTATGCATGTGCCAGACATTATTCCGGCCAGCCCCGCGGCGCCCGTAGCAATAGCCGATCGTCTTTTGCCGCGCGAATTTCGGGGCCAAGCGACAGAGGGACCCACTATGGCAGAAACGAAACGGGTTGAGAGACCCCTTTCCCCCTTCATGATCGGGCAGTATTACCGCCCGCAGATGACCTCGATCTCATCCATCACCGTCCGCATCACCGGCATCGCCACCTTCGGCTTTGCGGTGCTGATCGTGCTCTGGCTGTTGACGGCTGCCACCTCGGCGGGTGCCTTCGCCGTTATGGACGGCCTGCTGCGCAGCTTTATCGGTGACCTGCTGATGATCTGCGCCGTCTGGGCGCTTTGGTACCATATGCTTGGCCGCCTGCGTCACGTGATCTGGGATTTCGGCTATGCGCTCGACATCAAAAGCTCCGAGACCATGGGCCGCGGCATGTTCATTGGGGCCACTGTCCTGATGCTCTTCACTATCATCGTGCTCTGAGGAGGGTGGCTATGAGATATCTTACCGATCGTAAGCGCGCCGTAGGTCTCGGGGCTTCGGGCGGCGGCACGCAGCATCACTGGAAGATGATCGTCAGCTCGATCCTGATGGTCATCGCGGTTCCGGTGTTCATCTTTACCTTTGGCGCCGTCTATGGCGGCAGCTACGAAGAAGTCATTGCCTTCTTCAAAAATCCGGTTGCAGCGATCGTCGTCGGTCTGACGATGACCGTGATCATCAACCACGTCAAACATGAGGTCCATGAGGCAATCGAGGACTACATGCACGGCACTTGCGAAAAAATGGCGATTGTAGCGACCTCGGCTCTGGCGAATATCCTGATCGTGGCCGGTCTGTTCTCTCTCGTCAAAATTGCGCTCTAAGCGCAAGACTCCGATTAGGAAGATCTGATATGGCTTCAGCTTACGAATACGAGACGCATAAATATGACGTCGTGGTGGTCGGTGCCGGTGGCGCCGGTCTGCGCGCGACGCTGGGCATGGCGGAACAGGGTCTGCGCACCGCTTGTGTCACCAAGGTTTTCCCGACCCGTTCGCATACGGTGGCAGCACAGGGCGGTATCGCCGCCTCGCTGGCCAATATGGGCCCCGATAACTGGCAGTGGC
The sequence above is drawn from the Thioclava sp. GXIMD4216 genome and encodes:
- a CDS encoding NINE protein produces the protein MSATRSPKSYGTAVCLCGIFGVMGVHHFYLGNILHGLVDFALFVVTIALFLHDNPLALLFLLADVLHTIIVFYKLITEQERDGQGRLVCLASTPV
- a CDS encoding TM2 domain-containing protein, coding for MTATPIEPQTTATAESTKGFVPAVLLCFFLGSLGVHRFYLGKIGTGILMLLTLGGLGIWSLIDFVRLVVGSMKDKNGLPLRR
- the sdhC gene encoding succinate dehydrogenase, cytochrome b556 subunit, with product MAETKRVERPLSPFMIGQYYRPQMTSISSITVRITGIATFGFAVLIVLWLLTAATSAGAFAVMDGLLRSFIGDLLMICAVWALWYHMLGRLRHVIWDFGYALDIKSSETMGRGMFIGATVLMLFTIIVL
- the sdhD gene encoding succinate dehydrogenase, hydrophobic membrane anchor protein; its protein translation is MRYLTDRKRAVGLGASGGGTQHHWKMIVSSILMVIAVPVFIFTFGAVYGGSYEEVIAFFKNPVAAIVVGLTMTVIINHVKHEVHEAIEDYMHGTCEKMAIVATSALANILIVAGLFSLVKIAL